The genomic stretch CTGAAAAACGATTTAATTTTAGATTTCGCTCAACATagtttatgtttaacttcatcaaatgtatcataacatccacacaaattatgccggacaaggcataACTTTCAACACTTAATATAATCTAAAAAAATACTACAAATCTTACGGCGCATAATTTAATTCTTATAAAATTTATGCCGAGCGAGGCAAAAGTACAGTTTCCGATGATAAAAATATTACAGAAATTATGCCTCGCGAAACTAGTCtggatattttcattaaataatagcacggacaaaaattaaagaccacacatatgaggggcaaaaatgaaaGAACCTTGCGATAGAAGGGAAATCCGCGCgcgaaaaaaacaaaaaaaaagaagtaatttTATGGCATTTACGACACAACAAACCAATTAGAGAAAGGCATCGTTTTTGGGCTTAATGTATTCCGGCATTATAACATAAGAACATCACCCTACAAACAAAAGCGCCTGTAGCTCAGTGGATAGAGCGTCTGTTTCCTAAGCAGAAAGTCGTAGGTTCGACCCCTACCTGGCGCGTtattaaattaacttttttttatccCTCTCGCATTTCACTTGCACTTTCTTTTCATGATTCTTGCTATACTCATTTTCAAGATTCATTGCCCTTTGTGTGATCAACCTACCATCCATGTTCGATCATGTACCTATGCTCTAGTATCATAATCTCCATTCTATATAAATCCCCATAAAAAGCATGTCCTTTCATACCATATAGCAAGTGGTATCTTACACATTCCCAAGAAAATGTCCATAGTTGCAGAAGCACCAGGTTACATCCAAGTTTTTTCTAATGGTTCAGTTAAACGATTCGAGCCTGAAATAGCCACTGCATCAGTTGAACCTTGCAATGGCTACAAGTCTAAGGATGTTGTCATTGACCCCTTGAAACCAATATTTGGTAGAATGTACCTTCCTGATGTTCCTGAATCAGGAGTTCACCAGCAGTTTCCTGTTTTAGTCTACTTCCATGGTGGTGGGTTTTGCATTGGCTCGACTACATGGCTCGGTTACCATATTTTTCTTGGAGATTTAAGTGTTGCTTCCAAATCTATCATCCTTTCAGTAGACTATCGTCTTGCACCCGAAAATAAGCTTCCTATAGCTTATGAAGATTGTTATTCTGCACTGGGATGGCTGATCAAGAACTTAGAAAATGAACCATGGCTGAAAAGGGCTGATCTTTCTCGGGTTTTTCTTTCTGGAGACAGTGCCGGAGGCAACATAGTTCATCAGGTTGCTATTAGCGCGATGACAAGTGAAGGTTTTCGTGGTAGACTAAAGGGATTGCTGCCAATTCATCCGTATTTCGGGAGTGAAAAAAGGACTGAATTAGAGATGGCTAATGGATCAGCAGGGGACGTGGAGATGAACGACATGTTTTGGAGACTGAGCTTGCCTCAAGGAACAAATCGTGATTATTTTGGATGTAATTTTGAAAATGCTGAACTATCTGTGGATGAATGGTCTCAGTTTCCAGCAGTGATTGTTTTTGTGGCTGGCTTGGACTTCTTGAAAGAAAGGGGAGTAACGTACGCTGAATTCTTGAAGGAGAGAGGTGTGAAAAGAGTTGAGCTGGTTGAAGCTGAGGGACAGGTTCACGTTTATCATGTGTTTCATCCTGAATCAGAGACTACTCGTTTGCTTCAGAAGCAAATGAGTGATTTCATACATAGTTTTTAGAATTTCATTTGGTTTTAATAGTCAGTTGATGAAAAATGGATTTAGGAAACAAGGGCAATTCTTTACTTTTCTGACAGAAGAATTTTATGTAGAGGGTGAGAAAAGATGGAAACATTATAGACTGGCTATAGGCCACAATAAATTGTCTACCTAAAGCTATTTTTCTTCTAATACCTTTCACATGTTCTACTTTTTAGACTGTAATGTTCACTTAGTTTCTGTTCTTCCATTTTTTAATGCAAAGAACTACTTTTGGTGATCTACAAATGAGTTGATTTTTCATCTGTCTTCAACGGACACAATCCAATGATACCATGAAGGAATggtaaaattataatttttaatcaGTACCGGCGTTTCCGGTTTAATTTACTTCCAGCTGGCTCACACATCAACAAACAAATACCATTATGTAACAATTTCTTATCTTTGTTTGTTTCCTCATGTCTCCTTTGTCATGGAATTTAATAATGTTAAGTTGAACTCCATTTTGACAAAACCAGATTGATCCttaaatttaacttatattttatgaaagccaattcttgaatcaataacataaggTTAATGGATAAAGCAGAGAACAGAGTTATATCAGTAGGGAAATCCAGACTCACTGTGTATGGGGTCCAGAAGAGTTTAAGGACATAAATGTTATTTTATGAAGCCAATTCTTGAAGAATTCTTGCACGAAGAAATATTCAAAGTTAATCTGTAGTTGAAAAGTTGAGATCAATGTTCTCGAGAAAGACCAATTCAGTGTACTGTACTAATGACACCTACAGCATGTGTTTGTCTATGGTGTTGTACTGTTGTAAATAAAATAGTGATGAATTATAGAAATTTTACCAACTTCGGGAACCACATTTTCTCCTTTTCATAGAGCAACATAAAGGACAAACATAGGAATGTCAGACGTTATGTACaatgagaaaaagaataaataatctATGACATTTAGCCTATACTATACTATGCACCTCATGAGCTATTTTGGGTTGAATTAGCCCAAAGTCCATGTTTCTCAACAGTTTCTATAAAAATGAGAAATGGAATCCCCTGTGCATAAGAGTTAAGTGTCCAGATATACTAAGTTAACAGACAACTTGAGTGTGTCAATAGAAATAACATAATGGGAAAGAGCAACTTTATAAACTCTTGGAACACTTATTTAACTTTTATTCTTATAAAAAAACAGAGGACAGGACAAACCAAAGAATATGGTTTGTCATCTGCAATGGGAACAATTTCAAGAATAAGTAACATCTCATCTCAGCCTATAAATACCTTGTTATTCCTTTAGCTTTTCCATCCAAGTAAACCTCTCCATCGTATAGCCTAACTGCAGAGGGTCCTACTAAATTTTTGTCCCTAAGACTAGAAGCTGATCATGGGTGTCACCAAATTCACTGATGAGCACACTTCACCAACAGTGGTGGATCTACGTTGGGAGGTCTAGGTGCTGAAGCACCTACACAGTTTGATCAAATTGtgttatgtatgcataaatatatttaaaaatgtatataaagtgaCCATGAGCACCCATGTTTAATTTTTATTGTCATTGTAGTACTTGTACCAAAATTAGTGAAGCACCCACGACTTATAAATTCTAGATCCGCCACTGTTCACCAATCCCTCCATCAAGGATCTTCAAGGCTTCCATTATTGACTCCCACAACTTAATTCCGAAACTGCTGCCACAAGCTATTAAAAGAGTTTAATTTGTCCAAGGAGATGGTGGTGTTGGAAGCGTTAAGCAAATCAATCTTGCTGAAGGTTGGACATTTTAAAATTTCCCTTGTTTGCTTGGTGAGTTGTAATGCATGCAACTTTATACTGCTAATGAACTGACAATAAAAATGAAACCTTTCTCATGCAGGTAGCAGCTTTAAGTCTATAAAGTATCGGATTGATGAGCTTAAAGAGAAGACATTTACATACAAGTACACATTGATTGAAGGTGAAGCCTTGATAGAGAAGCTTGAAAAGATAACTTATGACGTCAAGTTTGAGAAAACAGTTGATGGTGGTTCTATCTCTAAGGTGACTAGTGAATACTACATTGAAGGTGATTTCAAGCTGAACgaagaagaaatcaaagcaGGAAAGGAAAGGGTGTTGGCTATGTATAAAGCTGTGGAGGCCTATCTCCTTCAGAACCCTGATGCCTACGCTTAATCAGCTTCctattttcttgttttcctaaGTCATCAACTAGTTGTTTTCTTCAAATCTGGCAACTGGTTTTGTAGTTCTGTTTGACTTCAATTCCTTTCTTCTAGTAGTTCTAAGAGGTACAAAACggatgaaaaaataaggtttgTCTCAATTATCTTCTGTATCTAATATATGGATTGAGGAAATAAAATCTTGATTGGTGTTCAGTGATTGTTACATATTTCTTCTAGCGACTTGAATGACTAAGAAACCCAAATTACCAAGAAACGTCAGAATTCAGAACGACAATTTTGATACTCAAATTGCAATTAGACTCTTCGGCAATGTCATTAGGCTGCAACTTTCACATGGTGATATCAGTAATATTACTCTTACAATAAACAACGCTTAATGCTCATCAGGGGTATTAATGAGAATCAAGTTTAGCACTAGCCGTGGTGTCTGAACATTTTAGTGGCGGCACAGCCCATGACTAATGGAGCTATAATGAGATCTACTCTTTATG from Lycium ferocissimum isolate CSIRO_LF1 unplaced genomic scaffold, AGI_CSIRO_Lferr_CH_V1 ctg9828, whole genome shotgun sequence encodes the following:
- the LOC132046194 gene encoding probable carboxylesterase 17; translated protein: MSIVAEAPGYIQVFSNGSVKRFEPEIATASVEPCNGYKSKDVVIDPLKPIFGRMYLPDVPESGVHQQFPVLVYFHGGGFCIGSTTWLGYHIFLGDLSVASKSIILSVDYRLAPENKLPIAYEDCYSALGWLIKNLENEPWLKRADLSRVFLSGDSAGGNIVHQVAISAMTSEGFRGRLKGLLPIHPYFGSEKRTELEMANGSAGDVEMNDMFWRLSLPQGTNRDYFGCNFENAELSVDEWSQFPAVIVFVAGLDFLKERGVTYAEFLKERGVKRVELVEAEGQVHVYHVFHPESETTRLLQKQMSDFIHSF